Genomic window (Vampirovibrionales bacterium):
ATCAGGTCGTGCGTCATCGGACGCGTGGTCTTGATATTTTCCAGCTGGCGGATAATGGCGCTGGCCTCGGCTGTGCCAATCCAGATGGGTAGAGCGCGGCGATTGTCCTTGTCATTCAGAACGACAATCGGCGTGCCGGTGCGTGAATCAAGCGCAATGCCCATCACATAGAGTTCAATCAGAGTTGCCAATGCAAAAGCGTCCTGTAATTGACGGTGGCGTGCGGCGCAACGTCCTCTTGCCAAGGGGGCCGGCGCGCACGCTCGTTTATTATACGGGAAGCGCGACGGGCTTGGCTATCGCCGCCGCAGCCAAGACAGCGCTTTAGATCACAAGACGCAAACGCGCTTGCGCAAAAATCAGGAGGGGGCGCGGCGCTCTTTGGGGTCAAAGCGCTCTCGCAACGCGTCGCCCAGCAAATTCAGGGCGACCATGGCGCTGACAATCGCAAGCGCCGCAAAAATCAGGATATGGGGGGCGGTTCGCGCGAGCTGCCAGCCTTCGCTCACCAGCGTTCCCCAACTGCTTAGCGGCGGCTCGACGCCCAGGCCCAGAAAACTCAGCGTGGATTCCGTCAAAATTGCTCGCGGGACGGCGATCGTTAACGATAGAATGAGGAGCCCTGCCAGGTTCGGCAAGAAATGCCGCGTAACCAGTCGCCAGATCCCTCCCCCAAGACTGCGATAGGCTTCGACGAATTCTTCGCGCTTCAGCGCCAGCGTTTGCGCACGAATGAGCCGCGCCGTATCCGGCCAGCTGAATAGCGCGAGCGCCGCCACCAGCGTGGGGAGGCCGCGTCCCCAGAACACGCCGAACAGAATCACAATCATCAGCCCCGGCAGGCTGTATAAGACGTCAATCAGGCGCATCATCGCTTCATCGACGCGGTTGAAGCGGCCTTCCAGCAGCGCCGCGGCAATTCCAT
Coding sequences:
- a CDS encoding ABC transporter permease, translating into MKKLWLCIGFLALMALGALLIPYLGRDPTLIQPDFPLLAPGERGFWLGTDDLGRDLLSRLAVGGQISLLIGLSTAAVAVAAGAVYGIAAALLEGRFNRVDEAMMRLIDVLYSLPGLMIVILFGVFWGRGLPTLVAALALFSWPDTARLIRAQTLALKREEFVEAYRSLGGGIWRLVTRHFLPNLAGLLILSLTIAVPRAILTESTLSFLGLGVEPPLSSWGTLVSEGWQLARTAPHILIFAALAIVSAMVALNLLGDALRERFDPKERRAPS